A stretch of Stenotrophomonas indicatrix DNA encodes these proteins:
- a CDS encoding CshA/CshB family fibrillar adhesin-related protein yields the protein MWQSTTSRISAGGESVHPEKSAHPGRTGRWLAAGLLLLLLSVLLPSSAWAAAYATGGTSPYRNTVLWLTWGGGTDLGTAGVTLNNGDTSSISMPVAAGINLSVSCSLANISGGGLLQSYRPGSFSGDSLDDLYNVGGTGGANQLIAGISRSSGTSSFEINCVSTLGGAPYRLRGVVMADAESINNSGEFVEASALGTWNVVEMRKNLSAGAYNVTKSSSGGNSVIRFGPGNDNNTAAVTFLNFDNAAHAPGNLAVNMGFSMRGGGTTAIAIGLLVPYADFGDAPQSYGDAMHVVDDLQFRPDGLPVNATPTNINTAGYTPGGLAPPLTDFLGTMGPDTEQKSSYSADAKGDDNFPSGNPNEENAWPASYVLTVMQAGTQISQPVACVGSGSVAGWIDFNRNGTFDPGERSNIAACSGGGANLSWTVPAQVSAGSSYVRLRYATNAAQIQQPTGVADDGEVEDHLITITAPALKVVKSNNATGGIWNYGQAGTQYTLTISNTTNVPTGNPPNVPAGVITVRDQLPAGIVPNWTGTLSSGSWSCTASGQAVSCTSSQVLSAAGTAGDSSSFTLPVTVSASASGLLRNHASVGGGYDPFNGGNPPAPGEACTDANHCTRSDVTVPVTRVSYAKRSNTTGPVAVGATVSYTVDVTIADGNSRDVLTLTDTLGTGLDFASVTNAGAFTCNAANPLVCTLPAGTVPGTYSLTYAATVNAQASGQVVNTVVGTGTDTPTCSSNCTTTTPVAAPRISVSKASSTAGPVAVGDSVAYTVSVVVADARTTAAVTLTDTLGAGLDFGGMTNAGGFICVPGNPLVCTLPAGTVPGSYAFSYTAIVNAQAVGQVRNAVVPSGPDNPSCVGSCDTTTPLASPQVSYAKLASTGGPVRVGDSIGYTLSVTVARSRTTDVVTLTDTLGSGLDFSSVASAGIFTCNAANPLVCTLPAGTVPGTYSLSYTATVNAQASGTVRNAVLGTGTDTPSCTTNCDTTTPVATPGVSYAKSVNSAGPVSVGDSLAYTLTTVVTNSRTTDVVTLTDTLGSGLDFGSVTSAGAYTCNAANPLVCTLPAGTAPGSYSLSYSAVVNAQATGQVTNAVLGSGGDNPSCTVNCDTTTPVAGSQIDYRKTSAAVGSVKVGDSIAYTLTAVVSRSRTTAVFTLTDTMGQGLDFGTVTATTGFTCNAANPLVCTLPAATAPGTYTVNYTATVNAQAKGSVSNAVLGSGTGTNTCATDCTTTTPVLAATVTYRKSSSTASPVNIGDAVDYSVEVVVANSQTTDVLTLTDTLGAGLDLQSVTQPGAFTCNASNPLVCTLPAGTAPGTYTLGYRAQVNAQASGSVRNAVLGSGGDTPNCTGTCSTEHVLAEPRVVLEKLSGPASGSEVRPGDRLRYTLRATVERASLRQPLQLLDTPDAGLSVDTLPAGCVQQGTDIVCTLPTGTPVGQHEFVYQAIVNQEARTEVLNRLRGQYPDGSPPPECTTCETRHKVISDFALRITKTANPRLVKVGDLVRYQLVVENVGSSHWRDGVVVDTPPPGFSYVDGSMRVADDDGAFSLGGSQTPLRIGAVDIAVGRSATITYLLRVGAGVRAGNHINQAVATAGDGTPLSNVATAEVRMDADPLLEDSLVFGTVFDDRDGDGWQDSAELTGVRVQGGFAPAAYVPGSTTLDRGDGPQPLADASAPLLHGVQVGVIHGLASTSDTVESNQVVIRQRLRELSFTDDFVLESAQGHRLQLDAQGVATVQRSGEAAKGLTAAEPTVHREIARVAEGYEVAYLIRNSGIQEQGIPGVRLATVEGLLIETDPFGRYHLADVHGGDARLGRNFIVKLDPATVPAGSGLTTENPLLRRVTQGVPTRFSFGVRLPPSPQAAAERAELALGEVLFAPGSSELRASYRPVLAKMAEVVDRYQGGDVVIAANGESQALAFARAVAVRDALQAEVAEGSRAGLSVQLRTDVRDPHSLVAGVDAGGALLGNVLFDTDKAVIREEFKPLLAAIAARLEQMGGGQVSLVGHTDVRGGHAYNQALGLRRANAVFEALRVHLSPAVQQRLRVRNEETAATRAAAHQQEARR from the coding sequence ATGTGGCAGTCGACGACGTCGCGCATCAGCGCGGGCGGTGAATCCGTTCATCCTGAAAAAAGTGCACATCCCGGCCGGACCGGGCGATGGCTGGCCGCCGGTCTGCTGTTGCTGCTGCTGTCGGTGCTGCTGCCATCGTCGGCCTGGGCCGCGGCCTACGCGACCGGCGGCACCAGCCCGTACCGCAACACGGTGCTGTGGCTGACCTGGGGTGGCGGCACGGACCTGGGCACTGCCGGGGTCACGCTCAACAATGGTGATACCTCGTCGATCTCGATGCCGGTGGCCGCGGGCATCAACCTCAGTGTCAGCTGCAGTCTGGCCAACATCAGTGGCGGCGGACTCCTGCAGAGTTATCGCCCGGGCAGCTTCAGCGGCGACAGCCTGGACGACCTGTACAACGTCGGTGGCACCGGTGGCGCCAACCAGCTGATCGCAGGCATCTCGCGCAGCAGCGGTACATCCTCTTTCGAAATCAACTGTGTCTCGACCCTGGGCGGTGCGCCGTATCGCCTGCGCGGCGTGGTGATGGCCGACGCCGAGTCGATCAACAACAGTGGCGAGTTCGTCGAAGCCAGTGCACTGGGCACCTGGAACGTGGTGGAGATGCGCAAGAACCTCAGCGCAGGTGCCTACAACGTGACCAAGTCCAGCAGCGGCGGCAACAGCGTGATCCGCTTCGGGCCGGGCAACGACAACAACACCGCTGCGGTCACCTTCCTCAATTTCGACAATGCCGCGCACGCGCCGGGCAACCTCGCGGTGAACATGGGCTTCTCGATGCGCGGTGGCGGCACCACCGCCATCGCCATCGGCCTGCTGGTGCCGTATGCCGACTTCGGCGATGCGCCGCAGAGCTATGGCGACGCCATGCATGTGGTGGACGATCTGCAGTTCCGCCCGGATGGCCTGCCGGTCAACGCCACCCCCACCAACATCAACACCGCCGGCTATACGCCGGGTGGCCTGGCACCGCCGCTGACCGATTTCCTCGGCACGATGGGTCCGGATACCGAGCAGAAGAGCAGCTACAGCGCCGATGCGAAGGGTGACGACAACTTCCCTTCGGGCAATCCCAATGAAGAGAACGCCTGGCCGGCGAGCTACGTGCTGACGGTGATGCAGGCCGGTACCCAGATCAGCCAACCGGTGGCGTGCGTGGGCAGCGGCAGCGTGGCCGGCTGGATCGATTTCAATCGCAACGGCACATTCGACCCGGGCGAGCGCAGCAACATCGCTGCATGCAGTGGTGGCGGGGCCAACCTGAGCTGGACCGTGCCCGCGCAGGTAAGCGCAGGCAGCAGTTACGTGCGTTTGCGCTATGCGACCAATGCGGCGCAGATCCAGCAGCCGACCGGCGTGGCCGACGACGGCGAAGTGGAAGACCACCTGATCACCATCACCGCACCCGCGCTGAAGGTGGTGAAGAGCAACAATGCCACCGGCGGCATCTGGAACTACGGCCAGGCCGGCACCCAGTACACGCTGACGATCAGCAACACCACCAACGTGCCGACCGGCAATCCGCCGAACGTGCCGGCGGGTGTCATCACCGTGCGCGACCAGTTGCCGGCAGGGATCGTGCCGAACTGGACCGGTACCCTCAGCAGTGGCAGCTGGAGCTGTACGGCGAGCGGCCAGGCGGTGAGCTGCACCAGCAGCCAGGTACTGTCGGCAGCCGGCACCGCCGGTGACAGCAGCAGCTTCACCCTGCCGGTGACCGTGTCCGCATCGGCAAGCGGCCTGTTGCGCAACCACGCCAGCGTCGGCGGTGGCTACGATCCGTTCAATGGTGGCAATCCGCCCGCACCGGGCGAGGCCTGTACCGATGCCAACCATTGCACCCGCAGCGATGTGACCGTTCCGGTTACACGGGTGAGCTACGCAAAACGCTCCAACACCACCGGTCCGGTGGCGGTGGGAGCGACGGTGAGCTACACCGTGGATGTCACCATTGCCGACGGCAACAGCCGCGACGTGCTGACCCTGACCGATACCCTCGGCACCGGTCTGGATTTCGCCAGCGTGACCAACGCCGGCGCCTTTACCTGCAATGCGGCCAATCCGCTGGTGTGCACGCTGCCAGCGGGCACCGTACCGGGTACCTACAGCCTGACCTATGCGGCCACCGTCAACGCGCAGGCCAGCGGCCAGGTGGTCAACACGGTGGTGGGCACCGGCACCGACACTCCGACCTGCAGCAGCAACTGCACCACCACCACGCCGGTGGCGGCGCCGCGCATCTCGGTATCCAAGGCCAGCTCCACGGCCGGCCCGGTCGCGGTGGGCGACAGCGTTGCCTACACGGTGAGCGTGGTCGTGGCCGATGCGCGCACCACCGCTGCCGTCACATTGACCGATACCCTGGGCGCTGGCCTGGACTTCGGCGGCATGACCAATGCCGGCGGCTTCATCTGCGTGCCCGGCAATCCGCTGGTATGCACGCTGCCCGCCGGCACCGTGCCCGGCAGCTACGCGTTCTCCTATACCGCCATCGTCAACGCACAGGCGGTTGGCCAGGTGCGCAATGCCGTAGTGCCGAGCGGTCCCGACAATCCGTCGTGTGTCGGCAGCTGTGATACCACCACGCCACTGGCCAGCCCGCAGGTGAGCTACGCCAAGCTGGCCTCCACCGGTGGACCGGTACGGGTGGGCGACAGCATCGGCTACACGCTCAGCGTGACCGTTGCGCGTTCGCGCACCACCGATGTGGTCACCCTGACCGATACGCTGGGCAGCGGCCTGGACTTCAGCAGCGTGGCCAGCGCGGGCATCTTCACCTGCAATGCGGCCAACCCGCTGGTGTGCACGCTGCCCGCAGGGACGGTGCCGGGCACCTACAGCCTGAGCTATACCGCTACGGTCAATGCGCAGGCCAGTGGCACGGTGCGCAATGCCGTGCTCGGCACCGGCACCGACACGCCCTCGTGCACGACCAACTGCGATACCACCACGCCGGTGGCGACGCCGGGCGTGAGCTATGCCAAGTCGGTGAACAGTGCCGGCCCCGTGTCGGTGGGTGACAGCCTGGCCTACACCTTGACCACGGTGGTGACCAACTCGCGCACCACCGACGTGGTGACGCTGACCGATACGCTGGGCAGCGGCCTCGATTTCGGCAGCGTGACCAGTGCCGGCGCCTACACCTGCAACGCGGCCAACCCGCTGGTGTGCACGTTGCCGGCCGGCACTGCGCCAGGCAGCTACAGCCTGTCGTACTCCGCAGTGGTCAACGCCCAGGCCACCGGCCAGGTGACCAACGCGGTGCTCGGCAGCGGTGGCGACAACCCGAGCTGCACCGTCAACTGCGATACCACCACCCCGGTGGCTGGCAGCCAGATCGACTATCGCAAGACCTCGGCCGCGGTCGGCTCGGTCAAGGTGGGTGACAGCATCGCCTACACCCTGACCGCTGTGGTCAGCCGCTCGCGCACCACCGCTGTATTCACCCTGACCGACACGATGGGGCAGGGCCTGGACTTCGGCACGGTCACCGCCACCACCGGCTTCACCTGCAATGCCGCCAACCCGCTGGTGTGCACGTTGCCGGCCGCCACCGCACCTGGCACCTACACGGTGAACTACACCGCGACGGTGAACGCGCAGGCCAAGGGCAGCGTCAGCAACGCCGTGCTTGGCAGCGGCACCGGTACCAACACCTGTGCCACCGACTGCACCACCACCACCCCGGTGCTGGCGGCGACGGTCACCTACCGCAAGTCCTCCAGCACGGCATCGCCGGTCAACATCGGCGATGCGGTGGACTACAGCGTCGAGGTGGTGGTCGCCAACTCGCAGACCACCGATGTGCTCACCCTGACCGATACCCTGGGCGCAGGCCTGGACCTGCAGTCGGTGACCCAGCCGGGCGCCTTCACCTGCAATGCCAGCAATCCGCTGGTGTGCACGTTGCCGGCAGGTACCGCACCCGGCACCTACACGCTGGGCTACCGCGCGCAGGTCAACGCGCAGGCCAGTGGCAGCGTCCGCAACGCGGTGCTGGGCAGTGGCGGCGATACCCCCAACTGCACGGGAACCTGCAGCACCGAGCACGTGCTGGCCGAGCCGCGCGTGGTGCTGGAAAAATTGTCCGGCCCTGCAAGTGGCAGTGAAGTGCGTCCGGGTGACCGGTTGCGCTACACCCTGCGGGCCACCGTCGAGCGCGCCTCGCTGCGCCAGCCGTTGCAGCTGCTGGATACGCCCGATGCGGGCCTGAGCGTGGACACGCTGCCGGCAGGCTGCGTGCAGCAGGGCACCGACATCGTCTGCACGCTGCCGACCGGTACTCCCGTTGGGCAACATGAATTCGTCTACCAGGCCATCGTCAACCAGGAAGCACGCACGGAAGTGCTCAACCGCCTGCGCGGCCAGTACCCGGATGGCTCGCCGCCACCGGAATGCACCACCTGCGAAACGCGGCACAAGGTGATCTCGGACTTCGCGCTGCGCATCACCAAGACCGCCAACCCGCGGCTGGTGAAGGTGGGCGACCTGGTGCGCTACCAGTTGGTGGTCGAGAACGTCGGCAGCAGCCATTGGCGCGACGGCGTGGTGGTCGATACGCCGCCGCCGGGCTTCAGCTATGTGGACGGCTCGATGCGCGTGGCCGACGACGACGGCGCGTTCTCGCTGGGCGGTAGCCAGACCCCGCTGCGCATCGGCGCGGTCGACATCGCCGTGGGCCGCAGTGCCACCATCACCTACCTGTTGCGGGTGGGCGCGGGCGTGCGTGCCGGCAACCACATCAACCAGGCCGTGGCTACTGCCGGCGACGGCACGCCGCTGTCGAACGTGGCGACCGCAGAGGTGCGCATGGATGCCGACCCGCTGCTGGAAGACAGCCTGGTGTTCGGCACCGTGTTCGATGACCGCGATGGCGACGGCTGGCAGGACAGTGCGGAACTGACCGGTGTTCGCGTGCAGGGCGGTTTCGCGCCTGCCGCGTACGTGCCGGGTTCGACAACGCTGGATCGTGGCGATGGACCGCAGCCGTTGGCCGATGCCAGCGCGCCCCTGCTGCATGGCGTGCAGGTGGGCGTGATACACGGCCTGGCGTCTACGTCGGACACCGTCGAGAGCAATCAGGTGGTGATCCGCCAGCGCCTGCGCGAACTGTCCTTCACCGATGATTTCGTGCTGGAAAGCGCCCAGGGCCATCGCCTGCAGCTGGATGCGCAGGGTGTGGCAACCGTGCAGCGCAGTGGCGAGGCGGCCAAGGGCCTGACCGCGGCCGAGCCGACCGTGCATCGCGAGATCGCGCGGGTGGCCGAAGGCTATGAGGTGGCCTACTTGATCCGCAACAGCGGCATCCAGGAGCAGGGCATTCCCGGCGTGCGCCTGGCCACCGTAGAGGGCCTGCTGATCGAAACCGATCCGTTCGGTCGTTACCACCTGGCCGATGTGCACGGTGGCGATGCGCGGTTGGGCCGCAACTTCATCGTCAAGCTGGACCCGGCAACGGTACCGGCGGGCTCCGGACTGACCACCGAGAATCCGTTGCTGCGTCGGGTTACCCAGGGCGTGCCGACCCGCTTCAGCTTCGGCGTGCGCCTGCCGCCGTCGCCGCAGGCGGCCGCCGAGCGCGCCGAACTGGCGTTGGGCGAAGTGTTGTTCGCCCCGGGCAGCAGCGAGCTGCGTGCCAGCTATCGTCCGGTGCTGGCGAAGATGGCCGAGGTGGTCGATCGCTACCAGGGCGGTGACGTGGTGATTGCCGCCAACGGCGAAAGCCAGGCGTTGGCCTTCGCCCGTGCGGTGGCCGTGCGTGATGCGCTGCAGGCCGAAGTGGCTGAGGGTTCGCGCGCTGGCCTGTCGGTGCAACTGCGTACCGACGTGCGCGATCCGCACTCGCTGGTCGCTGGCGTTGATGCCGGCGGTGCGCTGCTGGGCAACGTGCTGTTCGACACCGACAAGGCGGTGATCCGCGAGGAGTTCAAGCCGCTGCTGGCTGCCATCGCCGCGCGCCTGGAGCAGATGGGGGGTGGCCAGGTCAGCCTGGTCGGCCATACCGATGTGCGTGGCGGCCACGCCTACAACCAGGCGTTGGGCCTGCGCCGTGCAAATGCCGTGTTCGAAGCGCTGCGCGTGCACCTCAGCCCTGCCGTGCAGCAACGCCTGCGCGTGCGCAACGAGGAGACCGCCGCCACCCGCGCGGCGGCCCACCAACAGGAGGCCCGCCGATGA
- a CDS encoding TonB-dependent receptor, with the protein MSAHHSVVRRPARLHRAALYQALLLGLAATAQAAPPPANDASIDGAPIHCEGNQCSAAGDLLFTLRSRSFDEPVTEGTSTRSSSQVLQPDRRVSVALDEPGKATVRGEFMIRLPEGGAIWATEDPAMGQPELSISAPGMVAFDQGRIVRPVEFFVRGNYTAFIKRLEVSLYRGSDSDRVAPLATFELPVAAVGQSSWDGSLPASTPLRRGDRLVYVLRAYDAEGNVDETSAQSMQLVTLAEVERGNQQLRDALEDRRGTAVDANQAASLSLLEQVFDSNGLRQQNIPVYGSRVRLRGRDLPLGAALKINGESYPLDQDRKFAAEYLMPIGHHVFDVRVERPDAPAIARTLEVDVSGSYLFGVGLADVTVYQNKASGAGRDVARGERDDDVLSDGRLAFYLKAKTRGRYLLTAQADTQNRPLDELFTGFTTADPQDLFRSLDPDLYYPTYGDDSLTQRDVDSMGRFYLRMDWDKNQALWGNYNTGLSGTEYAQYVRSLYGAALSWRSRGANAWGDAQTELRLFGSQAETAPGHSEFIGTGGSLYYLRHASILRGSDQVVLEIRDRTTGRVEQRVSLVRGADYEIDALQGRILLTRPLAQVSRENLRRISRDVPLDGYEQRLIVDYEWVPTGFDSDDITAGVRGKHWFGDHVAVGATYVDEQRAGQDYSLRGADLTLQAGRGTYLKVEHSRSEATSAPVFFSDNGGLSFTRLNPEGPREGEATAVEARVNLRELGWTQRDWSAGAWWRQVEGGYSVGRFDTGQRVREQGAELLGYVTDDFSLYARYSEARRGNESLIQAQATAEWRIGDNDRVSAELRRVQEDRGIGSNAGVLAAARYTHRIGTALDIYGGGQLTVDDDHGRYADNDAVVAGGTYTFANLSTIGAEVSDGDRGSAAQVNAEYKLTPQHSFYGAFTQSTDRSEYDPLFSPNAQDGWTLGQRWRLSDQVNVFNESQFLKSGQESGLANTFGMDFYPAVGWNAGFTLSDGKLDASSGQVDRKAVSLSGGRTSPGTEWQSKLEWRRDTGAERRTQWVSTNRLSHRLNDSWRIAARFNYADTDDAINPVAGARFIEGNLGFAYRPWDNDRWALFGRYSYLYDLSTMGQVNGVDYDQRTQVLSLEGVYRIDQRWEVAAKLARREGEVRYGRGTGPWFDSATNFGAAQLRYDLYYQWHGLLEYRLLDVRDGGRRQGWLAGVDRDVGRNFRVGVGYNFTDFSDDLTKFDYTHRGWYVNLVGRY; encoded by the coding sequence ATGAGCGCCCATCACTCTGTCGTCCGGCGTCCCGCCCGCCTGCACCGCGCTGCGTTGTACCAGGCACTGCTGCTGGGTCTGGCAGCAACGGCGCAGGCCGCGCCGCCGCCGGCCAACGACGCGTCCATCGATGGCGCGCCCATCCACTGCGAGGGCAACCAGTGCAGCGCCGCGGGCGACCTGCTGTTCACCCTGCGCTCGCGCAGCTTCGATGAGCCGGTGACCGAAGGCACGTCGACGCGCTCGTCATCGCAGGTACTGCAGCCGGACCGGCGCGTAAGCGTGGCGCTGGACGAGCCGGGCAAGGCGACCGTCCGCGGTGAATTCATGATCCGCCTGCCGGAAGGTGGCGCGATCTGGGCCACCGAAGACCCGGCCATGGGCCAGCCCGAGCTGTCGATCTCGGCGCCGGGCATGGTGGCGTTCGACCAGGGCCGCATCGTGCGTCCGGTCGAATTCTTCGTGCGTGGCAACTACACCGCGTTCATCAAACGTCTGGAGGTCAGCCTCTACCGCGGCAGCGACAGTGACCGGGTCGCGCCCCTGGCGACCTTTGAACTGCCTGTGGCTGCTGTCGGGCAGAGCAGTTGGGACGGTTCGCTGCCGGCGTCCACGCCGCTGCGTCGTGGCGACCGCCTGGTCTATGTGCTGCGCGCGTACGATGCCGAGGGCAATGTCGATGAGACCTCGGCACAGTCCATGCAGCTGGTGACGCTGGCCGAAGTGGAGCGTGGCAACCAGCAGCTGCGCGACGCCCTGGAAGATCGCCGCGGTACTGCCGTCGATGCCAACCAGGCCGCCTCGTTGTCGCTGCTGGAGCAGGTGTTCGACAGCAACGGTCTTCGCCAGCAGAACATCCCGGTGTACGGCTCGCGCGTGCGCCTGCGGGGGCGTGACCTGCCGCTTGGCGCGGCACTGAAGATCAATGGCGAAAGCTATCCGCTGGACCAGGACCGCAAATTCGCCGCTGAATACCTGATGCCGATCGGTCACCACGTGTTCGACGTGCGGGTCGAGCGGCCCGACGCGCCGGCGATCGCACGCACGCTGGAGGTGGATGTCAGCGGCAGCTATCTGTTCGGCGTGGGCCTGGCCGATGTCACGGTGTACCAGAACAAGGCCAGTGGTGCGGGCCGCGATGTCGCCCGTGGCGAGCGCGATGACGATGTGCTCAGTGACGGGCGCCTGGCGTTCTATTTGAAGGCCAAGACGCGTGGCCGCTATCTGTTGACGGCGCAGGCCGATACCCAGAACCGGCCGCTGGACGAACTGTTCACCGGTTTCACCACGGCCGATCCGCAGGACCTGTTCCGCAGCCTGGACCCGGACCTGTATTACCCCACCTATGGCGACGATTCGCTGACCCAGCGCGACGTCGACAGCATGGGCCGCTTCTACCTGCGCATGGACTGGGACAAGAACCAGGCGCTGTGGGGCAACTACAACACCGGGCTGAGCGGCACCGAGTACGCCCAGTACGTGCGTTCGCTGTACGGTGCGGCGCTGTCGTGGCGCTCACGCGGCGCCAATGCGTGGGGCGATGCGCAGACCGAACTGCGCCTGTTCGGTTCGCAGGCCGAGACCGCGCCGGGCCACAGCGAGTTCATCGGCACCGGCGGCAGCCTGTATTACCTGCGCCACGCCAGCATCCTGCGCGGCTCGGACCAGGTGGTGCTGGAGATCCGTGACCGCACCACTGGCCGTGTCGAACAGCGGGTCTCGCTGGTGCGCGGTGCCGACTACGAGATCGACGCGCTGCAGGGACGCATCCTGCTGACCCGGCCGTTGGCCCAGGTCAGTCGCGAGAACCTGCGCCGGATCAGCCGCGACGTGCCGCTGGATGGCTACGAGCAGCGCCTGATCGTCGACTACGAATGGGTGCCGACCGGCTTCGACAGTGACGACATCACCGCTGGCGTGCGTGGCAAGCACTGGTTCGGTGATCACGTGGCGGTGGGCGCCACCTATGTGGACGAACAGCGCGCTGGGCAGGACTATTCGCTGCGCGGTGCGGACCTGACCCTGCAGGCCGGGCGTGGTACCTACCTGAAGGTCGAGCACAGCCGCAGCGAGGCGACCAGTGCGCCGGTGTTCTTCTCCGACAATGGTGGCCTGAGCTTCACCCGCCTCAACCCCGAGGGGCCGCGCGAAGGCGAGGCGACCGCGGTGGAGGCACGGGTGAACCTGCGCGAGCTGGGCTGGACCCAGCGCGACTGGAGTGCCGGCGCCTGGTGGCGGCAGGTCGAGGGAGGCTATTCGGTGGGTCGCTTCGACACCGGCCAGCGCGTGCGCGAACAGGGCGCCGAACTGCTGGGCTACGTGACCGACGATTTCAGCCTGTATGCGCGTTACAGCGAAGCACGGCGTGGCAATGAATCGTTGATCCAGGCCCAGGCCACCGCCGAATGGCGGATCGGTGACAACGACCGCGTGTCGGCCGAGCTGCGCCGGGTGCAGGAAGACCGCGGCATCGGCAGCAATGCCGGTGTGCTGGCGGCAGCGCGCTACACCCATCGCATCGGCACCGCGCTGGACATCTATGGCGGCGGCCAGCTGACCGTCGATGACGATCATGGCCGCTACGCGGACAATGATGCGGTGGTCGCCGGTGGTACCTACACCTTCGCCAACCTGTCCACGATCGGCGCGGAGGTGAGCGATGGTGATCGGGGCAGTGCCGCGCAGGTCAATGCCGAGTACAAGCTGACCCCGCAGCACAGCTTCTATGGTGCGTTCACCCAGTCCACCGACCGCAGTGAATACGACCCGCTGTTCAGCCCGAATGCGCAGGATGGCTGGACACTGGGCCAGCGCTGGCGCCTGTCCGACCAGGTCAACGTGTTCAACGAGAGCCAGTTCCTCAAATCCGGCCAGGAATCCGGCTTGGCCAACACGTTCGGCATGGATTTCTATCCGGCGGTGGGCTGGAATGCGGGCTTCACCCTCAGCGACGGCAAGCTGGATGCGAGCAGTGGCCAGGTCGACCGCAAGGCCGTCAGCCTGTCCGGCGGCCGCACGTCGCCGGGTACCGAGTGGCAGAGCAAGCTGGAGTGGCGTCGCGACACCGGTGCCGAGCGCCGCACGCAATGGGTCAGCACCAACCGCCTCAGCCACCGTCTCAATGACAGCTGGCGGATCGCTGCGCGGTTCAACTACGCCGACACCGACGATGCGATCAACCCGGTGGCCGGCGCCCGCTTCATCGAGGGCAATCTCGGCTTTGCCTACCGCCCCTGGGACAATGACCGCTGGGCGCTGTTCGGCCGCTACAGCTATCTGTACGACCTGTCGACGATGGGCCAGGTCAACGGCGTGGACTACGACCAGCGTACCCAGGTGTTGTCGCTGGAAGGCGTGTACCGCATCGACCAGCGCTGGGAAGTGGCGGCCAAGCTGGCCCGACGCGAAGGCGAGGTCCGCTATGGCCGGGGCACCGGTCCGTGGTTCGATTCAGCCACGAACTTCGGTGCAGCACAGCTGCGCTATGACTTGTACTACCAATGGCACGGCCTGCTGGAGTACCGCCTGCTGGACGTGCGGGATGGCGGTCGCCGGCAGGGTTGGCTGGCCGGCGTGGACCGCGACGTCGGCCGCAACTTCCGGGTTGGCGTGGGCTACAACTTCACCGACTTCAGTGACGACCTGACGAAGTTCGACTACACCCACCGCGGCTGGTACGTGAACCTGGTGGGTCGCTATTGA
- a CDS encoding response regulator — MTDDPIRVLMVEDQTDLREMIGLALRDFGIDVATTADAQEAVALLQGDTRFDVVFSDISMPNGMSGIELSEHVARDQPQARMILSSGYARSQLPPLPEQVEFLPKPYRLRQLVELLRQA, encoded by the coding sequence ATGACCGATGATCCGATCCGCGTACTGATGGTGGAGGACCAGACGGATCTGCGCGAAATGATCGGCCTGGCCCTGCGCGACTTCGGCATCGACGTGGCTACCACGGCCGATGCGCAGGAAGCAGTCGCGCTGCTGCAGGGCGATACGCGTTTCGACGTGGTGTTCAGTGACATCAGCATGCCCAACGGCATGTCGGGCATCGAGCTGAGCGAGCATGTTGCGCGCGACCAGCCGCAGGCGCGGATGATCCTTTCTTCCGGCTACGCACGCTCGCAGTTGCCGCCGCTGCCCGAGCAGGTGGAATTCCTGCCCAAGCCTTACCGGCTGCGGCAGCTGGTGGAGCTGCTCAGGCAGGCCTGA